The DNA region tcctCTCTGCCTTATACAGCTATCTCTTCCACATCTCATTAACTTGGGGCACAGTGCTCCCACAATGTGGAAAATCCACATAGATTTTTTTGGCTTTCCCTTCATACTAGAGAAGGTCTGAAATATTAtggttataaatataaaatatgttgatattatacaatactgcACACATatcttatgcatttctgagtttctaaactttttctgtgttgtctactGGCCTTCaagtgtcatctgcagcttccaaaaagcttccccaaattcccatttgatTGCTTATGCCGACCCTTGATTTAGTGAAACTACAGCGAGGAAAgtctcaatgtggaagggataactgtacttgaAAAGCTGATCTTTTCCAGAGGTTTTTGTAGTTACCCCCATTTATCTTTCATGGTTGGCTCATCATTCTAGCCTGATGCAGTGCAACCCTTTATTTCAGTAGAGTTTTGGGGCTTTTTtggagactgggtctccctattttGCCCAAGTTGGAAGTATCACAGCCACTCATGGACCCAGTCTCACTCCTAATTGGCATGGGAACTTTGACCCCTTTCTGACCTGGGTCAGTTTGCCCCTCCTTACTAACTTGGTGCCTACTTTCTCTGCTCCCAGGGGTTCATCACATTGGTGTCAGAATTAATTTGGATGCCTGATTGGCTTTAGCCCACTGTGCCTCAGATGTCACGAACCCACgaaatccaccagcctcagcctctccagTAGTAGAGAGCACGCGTTTGTCAACGTCATTATAGTCTAGATAGTTGACCTTCTGTGCTCATTTCTGAAGATGGGGGtgaaggaaaaatacaaaactTAGGAAACTTGCTTTTTAAGGTTTgaccttttccccccttccctagCAATTATCAGAACTGAGAACGTTATTTAAGAGAAACTCAAAATGAGTAAGGGTTCCATTGTTTTTTAGGAGGTTGTAAACATTTCGATGAGAGGCGGTGTGGTATATATATTGGCCTCTAgtaaagaaggcttgggttcaagttcttatTGCAtattggttgtatgaccctggaagcagattttaacctctcagtatcccaactctaagattctacatTATAGAGCTGAGGCTCATATGcagaatggaatttttttttattagtagaATCTTTTATTCATATTCCAATATAAGTTtccagaaaaaaaaccaacaaaatttttttcaaaaaaaaaaatcttcccaactACACACAGGAAGGAGGTTCAAAAGGAAAGGGGGGGGTGCCTGTCCATCCAACCTGGCCCCCCCGCCAGGTGTAGTTTTGGCAGCAACAAGTGGGTGGGGGAATGGCCCAAAAAAACAATGGTGAGGGAAATGGTGCCAGAAGCCTTGGGGAAGAAGAGGGGGCCGGGAGGGTCAGTATTGAGAGCGTTGAAGGTGGGAAGCCATTTCATAACACTTATTGTTGATCATTCCCCTGTGGATACCTTCCTTCCCCATCAGCAGGACTAGCATCTTGGCAGTCATGGTAACAGTGAGGTTGAAGGTGGGAGCACCCCCAGTGCTCTTGGTACGAAGGTCCATGGTGTACTCTCCATCTAGCAGCAGCGAATCCCTGATCACTGAACATTTCTGGCCCCCAAGTGTCAGCCCATTTACGAAGAAAGTCGAACGATCTTTGCCAACCAATACGGCTACTTCAGCTGGCGTGATATTGGCGAAGGTTTTCCCGGGTATGGCGGCCCAGACCGAGGGCGAGTCCTTATAGCCGACTATGGCCACATCCTGACAGGTCCCGTCCGCCATGAGGTTGTCGATGTAGGCGTTCCAACCGGCCATAGTGCTGGCGGTCTGGCTCTGCTGCTACTGCGGGCAGGGGGTGGCGGAGAGCTCGGAACACGCGCTGCTGTCCGGACTCGCAGCTCCGTTCTCTCTAGAatggaattttttaaaggaatcacAGGACCAGACCAAAAAAATATGCATTTACACATCAAACTTTTCCTATaacattgttttgattttgccACAGACCTCAGAAATCTTTATGGTCTCTTTGTTGCTTATTGAATATGGTCCAAACTCCATAGCATGGTATTTGGAGTTCTCCACAATGAGGACAGTTGAGTCCCTAGTCTAGACTTATCTGGTCAAGATGACTGAACTAGGAATTAGgagcctgggttctagtcccagttgGGCAGTCGTCAGGCAATCCGCTTGAGCCCTCTGGAGagttgagtttcctcatctgtaaataaggtGGACTAGATCTCTTAAGCTACTGCTAGTTGTAAGATACTAAGCTCAACTTTTTCACTATTATCTACTAATTCCCTGTAATACCCTCTGCTTTGGTCAAATTGATCTGCTCACCATCTTCTAAACATAGCCTTTGCTCCTCCTTCAAATGTAGCTGATAGGCCACTTCATGATACCTTCCTTAAGTAGTTATTTAAGCTTCTGGAATATAGATACCATGTCTTAATTAACTCTTTATCTCCCAGAGGGACTAATACAGTGACTTTACACCTAGgagccatttaataaatggctGATGAGTTTATGGGGTGAAATCGTCTCAGCCAGGAGTTCTTGCCATTAAACATGTAAGACTGAGTTCACTTACAgcatttataatatatttctcTATTTGTGCATATGTCATATTTTGTTAGTTATAATATAGATGGAAACCTAGTGGACAAAATTACTATAACTTAcatgtcagtcagtaaacattaagtgcctactatcaagcactgtgctaagcgctaggAATGCAAGAACGATTAAAAAAAAGCCAGTCCCTGTGTTCCCCTACAGTGCTTAGAACCGTGCCTTGCTTGTAGTAGGCATTGAAAGTGTGAAATAAGTGAATGTTGATTTGTAATTTTAAGTATGTTTAAAGTAAATGATACAGCTTGAAGGTGTGTTGTGAAGTCAATGtatactcatttttttaaaggtattggGAAACAAGAGAACAGCGCACCCCGACCTTGAAAGGAAAACCCATTCAGAAAGCAGATCAAGAACAGCAAGATCCCTTGGAATACATTCAGTCTGATGAAGAGGATGACGAGAAAAATGGGGCTCGCCGACTCCTCCAAGAGCAGCGGGAGCGCCTGCATGGAGCTCTTGCTCTCATAGAGCTCGCAAACCTGACTGGAGCGCCGCTTCGTCAGTAACACGAGAACTTCACTCTTTCAACGTACAAAACGTACTGCCCGGCTTACTTAACAAGTAGATCCTTGGGCATCCGCTAAGCACCTTAATTTGCTTATCATAGGCTGCTATTCTGTAGAAATTTATGAAGAATGTTATTGCCCCAGAACGTGGGGTAAGAGAGAATTGCACTTTTTTGTATGGAAATGAATTAGATGTAaagttttaaagtattttgtaaatatggGACTGCACAGTGCAGTGTTAAAAACTACATAGTGTGGGAAGCTAGATTTTGCAAGTTTAATGCATTCATTTGAAGCAGTTCTCACAAAAAGCACTTTCCAAGTATGACACTTGTCCGAAGAACAGAATGGTACACATAGCCAAAGAAGGTCAAAATAGATTATttatcaaaacatttaaaaatgtatattagagttttaaaaaaatactgtaaacagTGAAACAGGCAAGATAGTACTCTATATCtgtacgtatatgtacatatatatgcatatatgtgtacttatatatacatgtaagatatatttttaattgaaagatAGTGCGcctaatgggggaagagaaaTTGGGCCATTTTGAAAAAAGTATTCTAATTTATGTGCTAGGAAACAGCTAGTTATTTGAGGGGGTGGGATTAACAGTTCAGGATCTTCACTGTAATAACAAAATCGGCCTGACTTTTTTGTCTGGGCTttagaactcagtcaaatttctAGGCCTGAAAAGCACTTGTTAAGTTGGGAACTTTTGCACATTACCAGAATTCTCATTTGCTAAAATTGAATGATTAGTCTTGCAAAGTCTAGGTGATGTGATAACAATTGGTAATATTTTTCATATTACAGGCCCTGTAATGAGATTTGGCACTTGGCTTTTGTTAATAAGAGGGAACAtttacagggttgttttgatttatagTGAACTATTTTAGATCTGTTAGCAAACACTAAATGTTAACTGTACTGCTTATTTAGAGATATTAGTAAATAGAAGCCTCCATATTTACATTTTCAGTGCAAGTCACCTTATTGCTTTACTTCAGAATAACATGCCAAGTTATCTTGTGTTCACTAAATTTAGCTACCAGTTAAACACTGCAGAAAAATTAATTACTCAAATAAGTAGGCTTCCAGAGATAATCACTACTGCAAGTGTATTAAAATTATATAGTGGTTTTATGCCATTTCCCCAAATAGATTAGGCTATGAAACATCACTTAATATACTTAAgcataaagaaaaaaaccaaaagctAAGCAGTCCATCTCTTGTGTTAAGTTTGATCATTTTAGCTTTTGTTTTAAGCAGTGACTAACAAGTATAGCACAGTAATTTGTAGATTGCTTTAATTGGTTAACAGAGTAAGCATCAGAATAATAGATAAAGTTGGGCtatttgagcttttttttttcttaattgaaaTGATATCTTGCAACTGTAGTTTAAACATTTTAGGCTTCTTTTTCCAAAAATCCCAGTGTGTTGCAGTACACAGACATCCTGACATGTGGCCATGGGGAAGGGGATGCATTTAATTGTCAAGACACGTAGCTAAAGAATACAAAAGGAGTTATGGTGGTAGCAAATAATGTTTATGATGAGGACatattttgaaaatgtaattCCTCTGTACAGTAGATTGCCAATCTTGaggttgtggggttttttgtaaTAGAGAATTTATATTTGTAATGGTATGAGAATTTTGTTTGTAATCTGGTACATAGAATTTAACTTGTTGGAGCACTTAACCTAAGCAGTAGTAAGAGAGGCTGTATCATCTAAGTCATGAAGATTGTTGTCTCAGATGTTACCTCTGGAATTTTCCCcctcaaaataaacaattaaaattgGCCAATTGAGAATTAGTTTTAAGAACTGAAGAGCAACACTGTTTATCTTGGGACATTTAAACTACAATTCATTTATCTGGCAGAGCATGGGTAATGACAATTTAAACCCTAGTGCTGGTATCTAACATTGCATAGGAAATAACATTTCAAGCTTtcaaaattaaactttttttgttctaTAGTTTCTCCAATCAGTTCTTGCTAATTTGAATAGTTTATTGGCAACTATATTTTAATTGTATAATTGGaacaatttaataaattattttaagcaCTTGACTACAGTAACATTAAAATCTTCCTTTTTGATATAAGCTATATTCTTTGGCACAATATTAAATTGAGGTCTAAAATTGGAAGTGTATTAAGtctgctttttgttttaaaatatggtttacattaaaaaattttgaagttTTTATATGCTTCACGTGGCAAAGTTTATTTTAGCATGAGTTAACAGCATAAAAATATGCTGTAATTTTAATAGATGTttgaataaaaattcattttcactTTAAATTTAAAGCATATGGCCATTCTTATCTAGTTTTTTGCTAGGTGGGTTTTCCTATATGGTTCATTATTAAAACTGTTAAACTAAATTTTGTTTACTACATTACCACTATTCTCCCAATGCTTGAAAGTATTGATAAAGATGATTTAGAAAGACAAATGGATAAAAGTTTGAAACAGCTCAGCTATATACTTTTAGAAAAGACTTCTGTGTATAACCCATATGTCATCAACTGGAAAAATACACAATGTATTTACCCTTTTTTTGCCCTCTCAAAACAGTCTACAGATTGTTAATTccttttaccttatttttcttcGTGGTCATCCATAAATTATAACTGATCTTTATATTAACCTTTAAGGTTTTAAAGTACTTCAtgtacataatctcatttgatcatcacaacaatcctgtaagataAATATTGTAGAtgttaccccattttacaaatgaggaaattagagctcagagagattaagtaatttgcatatcatcacacatctaataagtatcaagataggatttgaaccaagggccATCCTTGACTGTTAGgtctagaattctttccactgatccacacctcctCTCTAGATGAGAAGAAGCACGGATGACATAAAGCATTTAAAATGTAGACGTACTGTCATAATTTGAAAGAAGAGGTATCATTAAGTTTACAATTTTAAAAGCTCCCCCTCCAACCCCAACTTTAAAATGATAGGTTGTCATAAGCCTAATCAATGTCTTTTTTGGAGATAGTAGGGTGTCCCAATTTTAGATTTCTTCAGTAGAAGGGACTCCTGGAGGAGAAATTAACTCTACCAATACAAATTATCAACTGCCCTGAAATTCAGAGTCTTAGTTACCCAGGCAACTAAGGTAATACTTATCTCAGGCACTGAGATACTAAGAGAGTGGCCCAGAGTCATATATCCCAGATGTGTCAAAGGTGGCACTGGTACTTGAGttaaccaagcatttattaaggggctACCACATGCCAGGCTGATGAGGGCTGAGTAtacaagaaaaggggaaggaacctgctttcaaggagctcacagtctaatgaaagagacaaagtgcaaactatgtgcaaacaagatacacaaaggataaaatggagataatcaacagggaaggcattaacattaaAGGGGACTGGAAAAAGctttttcaattttcaattttcttccttccatgtTCCTCTCCACCaattgagaagaaaaacaaaatctgttacatatatgtttagcaaaacaaaatcccacattagccatgtccccccccaccaaaaaaaaaaaagaaaaaatatgcttcaccGCACTCTGAGCCCATCagctctctatcaggaggtggatatcatttttcttcatgagtcctttggatttgtggttggtcattgtgttgatcagaattcctaagtctttcagatttgtttatctttacaatattgttactgtataaattgttctgtttctatttacttcaccttgcatcagttcatacagtccttcccaatttttttttccaaaaccatATACCATAACCTTtcagcatttcttacagcatgatagtattccattagctTCTTATACCATGACTTATTTGGCCAGGGAAagtcttgtagaaggtggaattttagctgggacttgaaggaagccagaaagtagagaagaggaaggacagaATTCCAGGCTTGGAATTCCCAGTGAAAATTTCACAGTAATTCCTGGTGAAaattcctagagtcaggaaacaggttgtcttgttcaaggaattgCAACAAGTCCGGCATCACTGGATTGAATAATACATGGAGGAGAGTAAGATGTTAGAAGACTGTAAAAGTAGGAGTGGCCCAAGTAATGAAAGGCTTAGGccaccagaggattttatatttgatcctggaagtgatgggGAGTCACATGAATATTGAATAGGAGAGTGACatagatctgcattttaggaagatctaatttgacagctgagtggaggatggactggattagggacagacttgaggcaggctgacccaccaacaggctactgcaatagcctgggCATGAGATGATAAAGGCCTGCAGCAGAATGGGTCGGTGTCAGAGTAGAACATATATAAGAGATACAATGAAGagtaaaattgacaggacttggcactGATTGAAAATGGGggggagtgagagtgaggagtcaaggatgaaaTTTAAGCTGTTAAACCAAAATGTCTCAGAAGTGATGGTCCAAGTTTTTATAAGAACCAAGTTTTCCTTAACATACCTAAATAATTTGttgcctttcccctttctttcagtGTGGAGAACTGTATGGATAActaactgcctcagttttccaagttttgagaaaagaaatttggtagcACTGGAGAAGAACcaaagtttgtgttttatccatCAGTAATAGAACATTCCAACAAATCATAGCCTCCAAATAATATTCACTCTCTTTCCCTGGAAATATTCTTTCCTTGTGCTTTAAGATTAGATAatctggagccagaagggaccttagagatcatcttattcctattttttttttgcaagggggaatgcagggcaattggggttaagtgacttgcccgaggtcacatagctagtaagtgtgtccaatgtgtgaggccagatttgaactcaggtccttctgactccagggccggtgctctacttactgtgccacctagctgcccccatcttattcctattttaaaggtgaggaagatCAAGTGAGAAATGACTTGCTTcaggtcaaacagctaggaagGAGAGTAGGAATGTGGacccaggtactctgactccaaagaTGGTGAGTCCTTTGTCCACAAATACAACCTGCTCTCCAAAGAGTCTAGACCTCTTGCTAGAACAGATGCCCCAAACTAGAGGAGAAACACACAATGCATTTGGAGGTCTTGGGCCAATTGAGAGTGACTTATAAACCAAAATCACCTTTGGTGAAAGGAAATTTTCCCAGAAGCACACAAAACCCTgacatcccagctctgccactaacagTGTGGCCATGGAtagctcctttccttcctctggaccgtcttttctcctctgtaaaatgagaggttaggTTAGTTGACCTCTGAGTTGAACTTTCAGTTCTAATAAAAGagattctaggattttttttgtagtttaGTGTTTTTGGAGAAGCTACGTAGACCAGTCACCAAAGGTAAGAAATACAATTCTTCCAAGTGCCACCTGTACCTGTCTTCCCTCTTCCACAAGAAAAAGGAAGCGTCTAGAGCTATAAGATACTCGATAAAACTACCGATAAAGATGTGGTAGGGGTGGACCAGGCCCCAGTCCACTAGTAACTGGGGCATTTCCCACAAAACTGTGTAACTCTTGGTGAAAATACACTCAAGTATGTTACTAAGAAACAGGCACCACGCAGTAATTTCTGATTGGGCCTTCGGTCCCTCAGATTGGGGTTGTGCTGGAGATGAAAACTGGCCCTCTCAATAGGCTGTAAGAATAGCTGTAAAGGCCTTCCCTCCTTCCGCCCTCCCCCTCTCTCATCTTCTCGTGGACAGCTCTCAATTGGATgtcaaaaagggagaaaggggaatctttccctctccctctgcctcctcctcccaccGCTTAGCATCGATGGCAGCTTACAAGTACACTGAATGAGAATAGGTGCTTTACCAGATGAGCCTGAGTTTCTGGATATCTTCTGATTTTGGGTTTCTTCCCGCTAGAATGGCAGCAAGTTcatcgcgcaggaactcggccgtattccaagctacttgaaagctgtgttgcaggccgctttctctccttgcttt from Trichosurus vulpecula isolate mTriVul1 chromosome 1, mTriVul1.pri, whole genome shotgun sequence includes:
- the LOC118840857 gene encoding profilin-1-like, which translates into the protein MAGWNAYIDNLMADGTCQDVAIVGYKDSPSVWAAIPGKTFANITPAEVAVLVGKDRSTFFVNGLTLGGQKCSVIRDSLLLDGEYTMDLRTKSTGGAPTFNLTVTMTAKMLVLLMGKEGIHRGMINNKCYEMASHLQRSQY